The Longimicrobiaceae bacterium genome contains the following window.
CGCGCGTGTACGGCTGCTCGTTGGGGTAGTTGACCACGGCGACGGGCTGGTGCTGCGGCACGCCCAGCGTCTCGTGCTCGAAGCGCAGCGAGCGGTACGGGAGCTTGCCGTAGCGCAGGTCGAAGAACTCGTCGATGGGGCCCGAGTAGATCATCTCGCGGTACGGCACCACGCCCTCGATCTCCCGGTAGTCGGTGTTGAGCAGCACCTTGATGCCGGGGTGCGACAGCATGTTCTCGAACATGCGCGTGTAGCCGTGCAGCGGCATGGCCTGGTACGTGTCGCCGAAGTAGCGGTCGTCGCGGTTCGTGCGCGTGGGCACGCGGGCGGTCACGGCGGCGTCCAGCTCGCTCGGGTCCAGCCCCCACTGCTTGCGGGTGTAGTTGCGGAAGAACTTCTCGTACAGCTCGCGCCCCACCTTGCTCACCACCACGTCCTCGCTGGTGCGCAGCCGCTCGCGGGGCTCGGCCACGCTCGCGAAGAACTCCTCGAGCTGGAACGAGGTGAGCGACAGCCCGTACATCTGGTTGATGGTGTTCAGGTTGATGGGGATGGGCAGCAGCTGCCCGTCCACGCTGGCCAGCACGCGGTGCTGGTACGGCCGCCATGCGGTGAAGCGCGACAAGTAGTCGAACACGTCGCGCGAGTTGGTGTGGAAGATGTGCGGACCGTAGCGGTGCACCAGGATGCCGGCGTCGTCGTAGTGGTCGTACGCGTTGCCGCCCACGTGCGTGCGGCGGTCCACCACCAGCACCTTCTTGCCCGCGCCCGCGGCCAGGCGCTCGGCAAGGACGCTCCCCGCGAATCCCGCCCCCACGATCAGGTAGTCGAACATCTTCACCCCGCTTGTCAGCCGCTGTAGATGGAAAGCCCCGCAGTGCTCCGTAAGGTCCCGCCGTTCTCCGCCGTCAGATGCTCGCCGCCGCGCCCGTCACCCCCTCGTAGCCGCCGGACCGCGCCACGACCTCCGCCACCTTGTCCGCCATCGCCGCCCAGGTGCGGTCCCACGAGGTGCCCTCCAGGAAGGCGTCCACGCGCCGCAGCCACGCCGCGCGCTCGTCGTCCGTCTCCGCCAGTGCCGCTTCTACCGATCTTATGAACTCGTCCGCCGTGCTCGCGATGCGGACGAGGCCGTTCTCGCCGTAGGGCCGCACCACGTCGGTGATCGGCGTGGACACCACCGGCCGGCCCGCGGCCAGGTACTCCGGCGTCTTGGTGGGGCTGATGAAGCGCGTGGACTCGTTCAGCGCGAAGGGGATGAGCGCCACGTCCCATCCCGCGATCCAGGCCGGAAGCTCGTCGTACGTGGCGCCGCCGGTGAAGTGCAGGTTGGGGCGCCGGGGCAGGTCCGCCATCTCGATCTTCACCACGGGCCCCACGATCACGATCTGCCACTCCGGCCGCGCGTCGGCCACGGCGGCCAGGAGGTCCAGGTCCATGCGCTCGTCCACCACGCCGAAGAAGCCGAGGCGGGGGCGGGGGAGATCGGCCTGCGCCGCCGGCTCTTGCTGCGTCTCGCGCGCACGGCCGAAGTGCGCCGCATCGATGCTGCTGGGGAAGAGGTGCACGGACGGGTGCCGGCCGCGTTTGGCCTCGTACAGGCTGCGGCCGCCGGTGAACACCAGGTCCGCACGGCGCAGCAGCTCCGCCTCGCGCTCCAGCAGCGACGGGTGCGGGTTGCGGAAGGCGGACAGTTCGTCCATGCAGTCGTACACGACGGCGGACGGCTGCACGTGCCGCATGAAGCCCGCGGCCACGGGGTTGTAGAACCAGAGCACCGGCCGCTCCACGCCCCGCTCGGCGAAGAACGGGTCCAGCAGCTCGCGCTGGGCGCGGTCGGCGTCGTGCCACAGGCTCCACGGCAGGTGGGCGATCACGCGCGTCAGGTTGGGTGCCGCCTCGATCACGTCCAGGTGCACCGGCCCGTCGCGGAACCACGGCTCCTCCACGAAGAACACCCGCCGCTCGCGCGCGAACCGTCCCATCAGGTGCTGCGGGCGCTGGAACACGAAGTCCCAGCGCAGGTGCGACAGGCAGACCAGGTCCGGAAGCATGGTGGAGCCTTCGTCCACTTGGGCTTGGGCCCGGGGGCGCACGGTGGCCTTGTGGTGGATCATGGAGCGTGTGCTTCGGTTCGTGTCGAGAGCGGCCGTCACAGGTCCGGGCGAGCCGCGTATTCCTGAGACAAGAACGGCTTCGCGGGGCACTTCCGGGGCATGCGAAGCCGGGTCACGCCAGCCTGCAAGTTCCAGCAAATTCGGCGTTTATGACGGCGCACGGGAGGGGCAAGAACTGTGCGCTCCGGGATACAGCCGCCGCCGCTCCCCGCGGCCTGAGAGCCGCCCCGGTGACCCTCCAGGACAACTCGGGAGTGAGGCGATCATGCGCTTTCCAAGGACTCCCCAGCCCGTCCACTTTCGGGAGATGGAAAGCCGCGCATCTCCCGTGTGTTGCGTGCGAAGCCTCCACACCCGTGGCGCAGCCGGACGCGCCGGGATGCATCCGAACGAATTGCCCGCCCGCGCATTGCAACGGCGAGACGGGCGAACGATGTCGATGTTGGGTCGGGCGGGATGTCCGTGCTTCGGCTGAATCGCAGCCGACCTTCAGCCGGCGCTGGCGGACATCGCCTGGAGCGCGCGGATGACGGCGGGGAGGTCGTCGCCCGCCGCGGCGAAGAACTCGGCGTCGGCGTGCTCCACGAGGGGGATGGCGCGGGTGGCGAGGGCGGCGCCTTCGTCCGTCGGGCGAAGGGCGCGGGCGCGGGCGTCGGTCGGGTGGGGCGAACGGACCAGCAGGCCGCGCATCTCCAGCGCCCGCAGCACCTGCGAGGTCATCATCACGTCCGTCGCGGCCTGGCGGGCGAGGTCGGCCTGCGTGACCGCGTAGCCGCCGCGCGTCATCCACACCAGCGAGGCGAGCAGCACGAGCTGGACGTGCGTGAGGCCGGTGGGCTCCAGCGCCTCGCGGATGCGGCGCTGCCACGCGTTCGTCGCCCGCCACAGCACGAACCCGGGGCTCTCCTCCGGCACGGCGAAGCGGGTGGGGAAGGCGTCACCCATCCGCGCGCACCGGCAGCTCCACGCCCATGGCCGCGGCGATGGCGCGGAAGTCGTCTTCCGGCACCTGCACATGGCCGAAGCGGAAGGCCGCGCCCCACCGCGCTTTGTCGCGGATGAACGACAGCTCCGGCAGCAGCGGGCGGATGGGCGCGGCCGTGCAGGGCATGTACTCCACGTCGCGGCGGAACGGGACGAAGGTCTCGCTCATGGCGAACGGATACACGCCGCCCTCCCGCACCCGGCCGATGGCCGTGAACGCCTGGAGCGGCGCCTTCCCGCCCATCGCCTCGGCCGGCGAGTAGTACGCGAGCCAGTCGCCGGGCCTCATCCGCCGCAGGGGCGCTTCCTTGCCGTGGCAGAGCTGCGCGAATCCGCCGTCCACCCCGCGCACCACGTGCTCCCGCGACACCACTCCGATCCAGTAGCGCACCGGTCCGCCATCCTCCTTCGTGCCCACCCGCTCCGCATCTCCCGCTTCGTTCGTCGTCATCTCCGCATCTCCCTTGGAAGTTCGTCCGCTACGTATCCCCCAAGTATATAAGCACGCTTACTAAATGCAAGGAGATGCGGATCGAACATCCACGATCACGCGTCGAGGCTTGCAAGCACGGCCGCGCATCTCCCGTTTCGCCGATGTGCGGATGCCGATCCACAGACGGCGGACGGGACGGGAGATGGACGGCGGCGCCTGCTTGCGGTAGATGCAGACGCGTCAGCCGGGGGTGGCGGCGTCCTCGCCCTTCAGCGGGGTGACGTGGATGGAGGGGATGGTGCGCTCGCCCTCGCGGCCGAAGGTGACCTCGTAGAAGAAGCCCTGGCCGTCCATCGCCTCCACCTCGCCCAGGGTGATGCCCAGCTCGCCGGTGCCGCCCAGCACGCGCACCTCGCGGCCGGCCTCGGCCTCACGGGCGGTGAAGAGCTGCGCCATGTACAGCGCGCCGGGCGATCCCTGGCGCAGCATGGTGGGCGACGTCTCCTCGATGAAGGCGCTCAGCGGGTCCATCACGCCGTCTTGGCCGGTGGGCTGGCCGTTGCTCAGGCGAACCACCGTGGCCTTGCGCTCGCCCGCCTCCACGAACTGGATCAACGCGTACGCCATCTCCGCTCCCTCCACGTGTGGATTGCCGCGGCCCGGCCCTCGCCGCCGGGCGCCCGCCCGCGCCCCCATGCACGATGAGCGCCGCCCTTGTGCGCCCCACTCCCGCGCGCAACCTTGGTGCGATCACGCGCACCCGCCCGCTCTCACATCTCACGTGCGCGCCCGCGCGGGCAAGCGGGTATGGTCAGAAGATGCGGACGGGCGGCATCCGCCGGCCCTCGCACCTTCCACTGCCGAGCGCGCCGGCGGCATCTCCCATCACCGCTCTCCGCGGCAACTCCCGCCCGCGTCCTGCGAGCGGCACCCTGACGAAAATCGAAGCGACCCTGTTCCAGCAGTCCTGAGCATCTTCCGCGACACCATCTTCTCAACCCGGAACCGGAGATCGACGCATGACCAAGACCCGTCATACCCTGCGCGGCCTGTCCGCGCTGGCGCTCCTCGCCGCGGCGATGCCCGCCGCCGCGCAGCGCGCCCCGGCCGACAGCGGCGCCTTCGTGGCGCGCATCGGCAGCGACACCGTGGCGGTGGAGCGCTACAGCCGCGTGGGCGACCGCCTGTGGGGCCAGGTGGTGTCTCGCGCGCCGCGCACCACGGTGCGGAGCTACACGGCCACCCTGCGCCCGGACGGCTCCGTCTCGCACTACGAGCTCACGGTGGGCCCCGCGAGCGGGCCGCCGGTGGCGCGCGCGGTCGCGGACTTCGGCGGCGACAGCGCCACGGTGCGCGTGACCCGCGACACCACGACCACGAACCTGCGCGTGGCCACGCCCGCCGTGACGCTGCCGCAGCTCACCTACTCGTTCGGGCTGTACGAGCAGGCCGCGGCCGTGGCGCGCCGCACCGGGCGCGACTCGGTGGACCTGGCGATCCTGCCCATGGGTGCGCGCCAGGCCCTGCCGCTCACCGTGCGGCGCGTGCGCGCGGACTCGGTGATCATGACCGACTTCGAAGGCCTGCACCGCGTGCGGTTCGACGCGCGCGGCCGGCTGACGCGGCTGGACGGCACCGAGAGCACCGACAAGGTGCTGGTGGACCGCCTTCCCACGCTGGACGTGATGCGAATCGCGAGCGCGTGGACGGCGGCCGACGCGGGCGGCCGCGCAATGGGCCAGCTCTCGCCGCGCGACACGGTGCGGGCCAGCGTGGGCGGCGCGAACCTGCTGGTGGACTACGGCCGGCCGTCGCGCCGCGGGCGCGCCATCGTGGGCGGAGTGGTGCCGTACGGCGAGGTGTGGCGCACCGGCGCGAACGCGGCCACGCAATTCCGCACCGACCACGACCTGGTGATGGGCGGCGCCACCGTCCCCGCCGGCACGTACACGCTGTGGACGCTGCCCAGCCCCACCGGCTGGAAGCTGATCGTGAACAAGGAGACGGGCCAGTGGGGCACCGAGTACCACGGCGAGCAGGACCTGGTGCGCGTGGACCTGCCGTCGCGCAGCGTGAGCGGCGAGCCGGTGGAGCGCTTCACCATCGCCATCGACCCGGCCGCTGCGGGCGGCGTGCTGCGGATGATGTGGGATACCACCGAGCTGGCCCTGCCGTTCACCGTCCGCTGATCGGCTGGCGTTCGGCCGAAGCTGTCGAGCACGGGTCGGAGCCGAGCTTCGGTAGATGGGCGGGATTCGGTAGATGAACGGCGGGGGAGGCGGATCGGAATCCGCCTCCCCCGCCGTCTTTCGTCGAGCGTCCGCGCGGCGCCGCCGCTCAGGGGGCGCGGGTGAACGGGCGCGAGGTGATGGCGAGCACGCGGCCCTCGCAGGTGTCGGTGCCCACCTTCGTGAAGGCGAGCTGGTTCCCGCTCCTGTTCACCGTGTACTCCGCCGGGACGTTGCAGGCGTACGGGCCCGTCTCGCCGGTGGCGAACACGACCCGGTCGCCGTCCATCCGGTAGCTGCCCTGCACGACCTCTGCCCCGTTGAACATCACCACGAAGCGGCTGCCCTCGCGGAAGTCCAGCGCCCACGTGCCCGGCGTCCCGTTCCGCAGCTCCGCCGAGGCGGTGGCGGGGATGTCGCTCGCGGCCAGCGTGGTCGTGTACATGCCCGTCATCCCAGGCGTGGGTTCGGTGGCGGGTGCGAACGCCCCGCTGGTGGTCTGCGTCACGGGCGTGCACGCGACGGCGAGGAGCACGGAGAGCAGCGGCAGTCTGCGCATGGAAGCCTCCACTTGGACCGGGGAAGCCATCACCTGAGTGCGAATCTCGCACGCGCCGCAATCTACCGTACACGCATGGCGTTCCAAGCTTTCTCGCATCTCCCGAAACCCCGCGCGTCCGTTCGCTCGCGGCGGTCCGGCTCCGCACTGGCCGGTGCAGCCGATCATCGTCTCCCGCTTCAGCGTATGGCAGCGCCTGCGCATCCTCTCATCCGACGCTTTTGCGAGCCCCACCCGTCACCTCCGCATCTCCATCTCCTGATCCCGCCTTTGAGGCACGGCAGTCGACGAACAAATAGATACTGTCGGGAGATGTGTTTCCCAAGTGGCGTTGTCACAACATGTTAGAAATGGTTTGTTGCACCATTCTGGTGCGGAGCGCACCGCTACGCAGCGGCAATCGTTTCCCGAATGTGTTTGGAAACGTATGTGGGTGAGTGATTTGGGTGTGTCGCAAGATGGCTTGCGGTTTGGCGCGAGCGTTGCCTGGATGGTGCCCGACCAACCGAACGGACGTTCATCCTGTTCGCGGCCCGCCGGGCCGGTGCGGGACGTCCGTCGCCGTCAGCACCCATGTTGCGAGGAGTGGTTCAAGATGTCCCGAATCCGTTTCGCTGCCCTGAGCGTCTTCACGCTCGCCGCCGTCACGGCCTGCGCCGACGGCCCCGTCGCTTCACCCGCGGCGGGGAGCGGGCCGGCATCTGCGCCCGTGGCGGATGCAGGGCAGGACCGTGTGGTGCCCGGCGAGGTGCTGGTCAAGCTGAAGGACGGCGCCACGCTGGAGGAGGTGTTCGGCGAGGCGCGCGTGGGCCGCGGCGCGCACGGCCTGCGCAACGCGTTCGACGTCGCCATCACCGCCGAGGGCAGCGAGCGCGCCACGGCCGCCCGCCTGGCCGCCGACCCGCGCGTGGAGTGGGCCGAGCCCAACTACATCCGCTACCCGCAGGCCGTGAACACCCGCCTGTGGGCGCTGCAGAACCCGGGCGGGATGAACATGAAGTTCAACGAGCTGGACACCAGCGGCCGCTACGGCCAGTCGCTGCCCGCCACGTACGCGGCGCTCGCCGACGCCGACATGGACGCCAGCTTCACCGCCACGTGCCAGGCGGGCAGCTGCCCGGACATCGTGATCGGCAGCATCGACACCGGGGCGGACTTCAGCAACCCGGAGCTGGCCGGCCGCCTGATCGCGGGCAAGGACTGGATCGACAACGACAACGACCCCAGCGACATCGCCGCCGAGGGCCACGGCACGCACACCGCAGGCACGTCGGCGGGCACGAACATCAGCGCGGTGGGCGTGACGGGCATTGCCGGCCACGTGAAGGTGTACGTGCAGCGCGTGTGCGGCACGGCGGGCTGCCCCAGCTCGGCCATCATCAACTCGCTGAACGCCGCTGCCAGCTACCGCGACGCCAGCGGCAAGCCCCTGGTGGCGGTGAACTTCTCCATCGGCGGCGCCACGGAGTCGACGGGCGAGAAGACGGCGATCCAGGCGCTGACCAGCAACGGCACGCTGTTCGTGGCCTCGGCCGGCAACGACGGCCGCAGCCAGGTGAGCTGCCCGGCCTGCGACGCCAACGCCATCAGCGTGGCCGCCACCGACTGGCGCGACGCCCGCACCTCGTACTCCAACTACGGCAAGGGCCTGGAC
Protein-coding sequences here:
- a CDS encoding S8 family serine peptidase; the protein is MSRIRFAALSVFTLAAVTACADGPVASPAAGSGPASAPVADAGQDRVVPGEVLVKLKDGATLEEVFGEARVGRGAHGLRNAFDVAITAEGSERATAARLAADPRVEWAEPNYIRYPQAVNTRLWALQNPGGMNMKFNELDTSGRYGQSLPATYAALADADMDASFTATCQAGSCPDIVIGSIDTGADFSNPELAGRLIAGKDWIDNDNDPSDIAAEGHGTHTAGTSAGTNISAVGVTGIAGHVKVYVQRVCGTAGCPSSAIINSLNAAASYRDASGKPLVAVNFSIGGATESTGEKTAIQALTSNGTLFVASAGNDGRSQVSCPACDANAISVAATDWRDARTSYSNYGKGLDVSAPGGNCYSNTTEEGCIFSSIVTGYTEGHTYSSTATGDAIYNLTGNLPLSGTNYGYMQGTSMAAPNFTSAAAVVGWATGLRGAALRTRLLGTADDKGTAGTDTGYGAGRVNVYRAVYNTSTSPL
- a CDS encoding EVE domain-containing protein, which produces MTTNEAGDAERVGTKEDGGPVRYWIGVVSREHVVRGVDGGFAQLCHGKEAPLRRMRPGDWLAYYSPAEAMGGKAPLQAFTAIGRVREGGVYPFAMSETFVPFRRDVEYMPCTAAPIRPLLPELSFIRDKARWGAAFRFGHVQVPEDDFRAIAAAMGVELPVRADG
- the glf gene encoding UDP-galactopyranose mutase encodes the protein MFDYLIVGAGFAGSVLAERLAAGAGKKVLVVDRRTHVGGNAYDHYDDAGILVHRYGPHIFHTNSRDVFDYLSRFTAWRPYQHRVLASVDGQLLPIPINLNTINQMYGLSLTSFQLEEFFASVAEPRERLRTSEDVVVSKVGRELYEKFFRNYTRKQWGLDPSELDAAVTARVPTRTNRDDRYFGDTYQAMPLHGYTRMFENMLSHPGIKVLLNTDYREIEGVVPYREMIYSGPIDEFFDLRYGKLPYRSLRFEHETLGVPQHQPVAVVNYPNEQPYTRVTEFKHLTGQEHPKTSIVYEYPCDDGDPYYPVPREENAELYRRYKAMADATPGVHFVGRLATYKYYNMDQVVAQALATYERLQATTHVPVNGSTA
- a CDS encoding DUF2911 domain-containing protein, whose translation is MTKTRHTLRGLSALALLAAAMPAAAQRAPADSGAFVARIGSDTVAVERYSRVGDRLWGQVVSRAPRTTVRSYTATLRPDGSVSHYELTVGPASGPPVARAVADFGGDSATVRVTRDTTTTNLRVATPAVTLPQLTYSFGLYEQAAAVARRTGRDSVDLAILPMGARQALPLTVRRVRADSVIMTDFEGLHRVRFDARGRLTRLDGTESTDKVLVDRLPTLDVMRIASAWTAADAGGRAMGQLSPRDTVRASVGGANLLVDYGRPSRRGRAIVGGVVPYGEVWRTGANAATQFRTDHDLVMGGATVPAGTYTLWTLPSPTGWKLIVNKETGQWGTEYHGEQDLVRVDLPSRSVSGEPVERFTIAIDPAAAGGVLRMMWDTTELALPFTVR
- a CDS encoding MarR family transcriptional regulator — translated: MGDAFPTRFAVPEESPGFVLWRATNAWQRRIREALEPTGLTHVQLVLLASLVWMTRGGYAVTQADLARQAATDVMMTSQVLRALEMRGLLVRSPHPTDARARALRPTDEGAALATRAIPLVEHADAEFFAAAGDDLPAVIRALQAMSASAG
- a CDS encoding glycosyltransferase family 1 protein yields the protein MIHHKATVRPRAQAQVDEGSTMLPDLVCLSHLRWDFVFQRPQHLMGRFARERRVFFVEEPWFRDGPVHLDVIEAAPNLTRVIAHLPWSLWHDADRAQRELLDPFFAERGVERPVLWFYNPVAAGFMRHVQPSAVVYDCMDELSAFRNPHPSLLEREAELLRRADLVFTGGRSLYEAKRGRHPSVHLFPSSIDAAHFGRARETQQEPAAQADLPRPRLGFFGVVDERMDLDLLAAVADARPEWQIVIVGPVVKIEMADLPRRPNLHFTGGATYDELPAWIAGWDVALIPFALNESTRFISPTKTPEYLAAGRPVVSTPITDVVRPYGENGLVRIASTADEFIRSVEAALAETDDERAAWLRRVDAFLEGTSWDRTWAAMADKVAEVVARSGGYEGVTGAAASI